One segment of Brassica napus cultivar Da-Ae chromosome C3, Da-Ae, whole genome shotgun sequence DNA contains the following:
- the LOC125575589 gene encoding short-chain dehydrogenase reductase 3a-like has translation MSGSRLDGKVVIITGGASGIGAEAARLFTEHGAKVVIVDLQEELGLSVALSIGKEKVTYYHCDVTNEMEVENAVKFTVGKYGKLDVLLSNAGIMDQPGSVLDMNLEQFDRIMSVNVRGAAAFIKHAARAMVVRGTRGSIICMTSCAAEIGGSGAHAYTASKHGLLGLVRSACGDLGKYGIRVNGVAPYAVATSMNSSDEETARTVEEYFAAAGILKGVVLKVGHVAQAALFLASDDSAYVSGHNLVVDGGYSVVKNVDLDFSKQ, from the exons ATGTCGGGAAGCAG ACTAGATGGCAAGGTAGTAATCATAACAGGTGGAGCTAGTGGGATTGGAGCCGAAGCCGCTAGGCTCTTCACTGAGCACGGAGCTAAGGTGGTCATCGTCGACTTACAAGAAGAGCTTGGTCTAAGCGTTGCTCTTTCCATCGGGAAAGAAAAGGTTACTTACTACCACTGCGATGTTACAAACGAGATGGAAGTGGAGAACGCCGTTAAGTTCACCGTCGGGAAGTACGGAAAACTAGACGTTCTGTTAAGTAACGCCGGTATCATGGACCAGCCGGGGAGCGTCCTCGACATGAATCTCGAACAGTTTGACCGAATAATGTCGGTAAACGTTCGTGGTGCGGCCGCGTTTATAAAACACGCTGCGCGAGCCATGGTGGTGAGAGGCACGCGTGGGTCCATCATATGTATGACGAGTTGTGCCGCAGAGATCGGTGGCTCGGGAGCTCATGCTTACACGGCATCGAAACATGGGCTTCTTGGGCTGGTTAGGTCGGCTTGCGGGGATTTAGGAAAATATGGGATTAGAGTTAACGGCGTCGCACCGTATGCGGTGGCGACGAGCATGAATAGCTCCGATGAGGAAACGGCGAGGACGGTGGAGGAATATTTTGCAGCCGCAGGGATTCTCAAAGGGGTGGTGCTTAAGGTTGGCCACGTTGCTCAGGCTGCTTTGTTCCTGGCTTCGGATGATTCGGCTTACGTTAGTGGCCACAACCTCGTCGTTGATGGTGGTTATAGTGTCGTTAAGAACGTGGATTTGGACTTTTCTAAACAATAA